One window of the Bacteroidia bacterium genome contains the following:
- a CDS encoding type II toxin-antitoxin system RelE/ParE family toxin, translating to MEIIVVWSDSAIEELRNIYDYYYSKASKRVADKITNSIVDKTILLEITPRIGQKEELLAHFKQEIRYLVQGNYKIVYLIKENIVSIATVFDCRQDPIKLKIKSK from the coding sequence ATGGAAATAATTGTTGTTTGGTCAGACTCTGCGATTGAAGAATTACGTAATATTTACGATTATTATTATTCTAAAGCCAGCAAAAGAGTTGCAGACAAAATAACTAATTCTATCGTTGACAAAACAATTCTTCTTGAGATTACTCCTCGAATAGGACAAAAAGAGGAGCTTTTGGCGCATTTTAAACAAGAAATTCGATATTTAGTTCAAGGAAACTACAAAATCGTTTATCTAATAAAAGAAAATATTGTTTCTATCGCAACAGTTTTTGACTGTAGACAAGACCCGATCAAACTGAAAATTAAGAGCAAATAA
- a CDS encoding thioredoxin family protein produces the protein MKKILILGLLCCFSTLTFSQEKKLLYITSLDGNKQLDEAVVKAKAENKNVLVQVGGNWCPWCIKFNHFCVEIPKLDSVIKASYVFIHLNYSRENRNYSALERLDFPQRFGFPVLVVLNSKGQRIHTQDSGLLEKDKGYDTLKVFTFLKNWTPQVYNKEQYIVKEKE, from the coding sequence ATGAAAAAAATATTAATACTTGGATTATTATGTTGCTTCTCAACACTAACATTTAGTCAAGAAAAGAAACTGTTATACATAACATCACTTGATGGCAACAAACAACTTGACGAAGCTGTTGTAAAAGCAAAAGCCGAGAATAAAAATGTATTAGTTCAGGTTGGTGGAAACTGGTGCCCATGGTGCATTAAATTCAATCACTTTTGTGTTGAGATACCAAAATTAGATTCTGTTATTAAAGCCAGTTATGTTTTTATACATTTGAATTATAGCCGCGAAAACAGAAACTATTCTGCACTAGAAAGATTAGATTTCCCACAGCGTTTTGGTTTTCCTGTGCTAGTTGTTTTAAACTCAAAAGGACAAAGAATTCATACTCAGGATAGCGGTTTACTTGAAAAAGATAAAGGATACGATACACTTAAAGTTTTTACCTTTCTTAAAAACTGGACTCCTCAGGTTTATAACAAAGAACAGTATATAGTTAAAGAGAAAGAATAG
- a CDS encoding tetratricopeptide repeat protein — protein sequence MHNKILLFRVFVIVSLCIGSSVQAQKTAIYNDADYNFKKAVELFEKQKYGFSQEAFDEYQRSLPTKDNLMRSDADYYSALSAMELFNKDAEPRIINFINNNPESSRQKGAFFYVGKFQYREKRFKTALEWFEKIDPYYLNDEEKAEYYFKSGYSYFVVKDYDKSEKALYEIKDLNTKYTTPATYFYSHIAYTNKKYETALAGFQKLSKDELFGSIVPYYITQIYYLQEQFDSVITYSPGLLDSATTKRAPEIARIIGESYYRTNRFKEAIPYLELYRDKVSNITRRDIYELGYAYYRNGENSKAIATLDKITGVKDSLSQNSLYLLADCYLTENNKNMARIALGNASKMDFDPYIKEDAMFNYAKLTFELSYSPFNEAVSTFNEFVKTFPESKRLDEVYSMLGKVYMNTKNYKEAIEVFENIQNVTNEIEESYQRVAYFRGLELFNNLEFSQAIIHFDKSLNNAKYNQLYKAQSIFWKGESYYRLNRYDDAISQFNKFLLSTGAFGSKEFNLSYYSMGYCYFKKLDYKQALTWFRKFADNQPGIKTKHTADAYCRIGDCNFSARQYDVAVENYTKSIDIHLAAVDYAMFQKGFCLGLLKQYNDKIIVLNQLLSDYSGSPYVDDAMYELANSYVAIEEKEMALNTYQKIIDDYPASDFVRKSYIQMGLVYYNSDQNDKALTVYKKVIENYSNSPEAKDAFTGLKTVYLDMNDVNNYYAYLKDRGNQGDFRITEQDSLMYATAEKVYMADDCAKAEGLFADYITKFGDNGIFSVNVFYYKAECLNKSSNIDGAAENYKKVLSRPNSVFTEPALAKVSKYEFNKANYRDALSYYLTLESSAAYQTNITASKIGKMRCYFLLADLDNAKKSAIQVLAMEKLPDEIVREAHYTVGKCEYAINNYEAALEEFTLISKSCKSAIEAEAKYLTAEIYLKQNQNDLAENEVFDFVKKNTPQQKWLAKSFLLLADIYLAKKDNFQAKATLQSVIDNYTVKDDGMVDDAKSKLDQIKISEEQELLKKQLEQAPAPENIEININEETKTN from the coding sequence ATGCACAACAAGATTTTGTTATTCAGAGTATTTGTAATTGTTTCGTTATGTATTGGCAGTAGTGTTCAGGCACAAAAAACTGCAATTTATAACGACGCCGATTATAATTTTAAAAAAGCAGTTGAGTTATTCGAAAAACAAAAATATGGCTTCTCGCAGGAAGCTTTTGACGAATATCAGAGAAGTCTGCCCACAAAAGACAACCTTATGCGTTCTGATGCCGATTATTATTCGGCACTTAGTGCAATGGAGCTTTTTAACAAAGATGCTGAGCCACGCATAATTAACTTTATTAACAATAACCCAGAAAGTTCACGCCAGAAAGGAGCTTTTTTCTATGTTGGTAAATTTCAATATCGCGAAAAAAGATTTAAAACCGCTTTAGAATGGTTTGAAAAAATTGATCCTTATTATTTGAACGATGAAGAAAAAGCAGAATATTATTTTAAAAGTGGGTATAGTTATTTTGTTGTAAAAGATTACGATAAATCTGAAAAAGCTTTATATGAGATAAAAGATCTTAATACAAAATATACAACACCTGCAACTTATTTTTACTCTCATATTGCTTATACAAACAAAAAATATGAAACTGCTTTGGCAGGTTTTCAAAAGCTTTCTAAAGATGAACTTTTCGGTTCTATCGTTCCTTATTACATTACGCAGATTTATTATTTACAGGAACAATTTGATAGTGTAATAACATACTCACCAGGCTTACTTGATTCTGCAACAACCAAACGAGCTCCAGAAATTGCAAGAATTATAGGCGAATCATATTACAGAACAAATCGTTTTAAAGAAGCAATTCCTTATTTAGAGCTTTATCGCGATAAGGTTTCGAATATTACCCGACGTGATATTTATGAACTTGGATATGCTTATTACAGAAATGGTGAAAATTCAAAAGCAATTGCAACACTTGATAAAATAACAGGAGTAAAAGACAGTCTTTCACAAAACTCGCTTTACCTTTTAGCAGATTGTTATCTTACAGAAAATAATAAAAACATGGCAAGAATTGCTTTAGGTAATGCTTCTAAAATGGATTTTGACCCATACATTAAAGAAGATGCAATGTTTAATTATGCCAAACTGACTTTTGAATTATCATACTCACCATTTAACGAAGCTGTTTCAACTTTTAACGAATTTGTAAAAACTTTTCCCGAATCAAAAAGACTTGATGAAGTTTACTCGATGTTAGGAAAAGTATACATGAATACAAAAAATTACAAAGAAGCAATAGAAGTATTTGAAAACATTCAAAATGTAACAAATGAAATAGAAGAATCATACCAGCGTGTAGCTTATTTCAGAGGATTGGAACTTTTTAACAACTTAGAGTTTAGTCAGGCTATTATTCATTTTGACAAATCTCTTAATAATGCAAAATATAATCAGCTATATAAAGCACAGTCTATTTTCTGGAAAGGAGAATCATATTACAGATTGAACAGATACGATGATGCAATTTCTCAGTTTAACAAATTTTTACTCTCAACAGGAGCATTTGGCTCAAAAGAGTTTAACTTATCTTATTACAGCATGGGATATTGTTACTTTAAAAAACTTGACTACAAACAAGCTTTAACCTGGTTTAGAAAATTTGCCGACAACCAACCAGGAATAAAAACAAAACATACAGCTGATGCATATTGCAGAATTGGAGATTGTAATTTTTCTGCAAGACAGTATGATGTAGCTGTAGAAAATTACACAAAATCAATTGACATACATTTAGCTGCTGTTGATTATGCAATGTTTCAGAAAGGATTTTGTCTTGGTTTGTTAAAACAATATAACGATAAAATTATTGTTTTAAACCAATTACTATCCGATTACTCCGGTTCACCATATGTTGATGATGCAATGTATGAACTTGCTAACAGCTATGTAGCTATTGAAGAAAAAGAAATGGCATTAAATACATATCAGAAAATAATCGATGATTACCCTGCAAGTGATTTTGTTAGAAAATCATATATCCAGATGGGATTGGTTTATTATAACAGCGATCAGAATGACAAAGCACTTACTGTGTATAAAAAGGTAATAGAGAATTATTCTAATAGTCCTGAAGCAAAAGATGCATTTACTGGTTTAAAAACTGTTTATCTTGATATGAATGACGTTAATAATTACTATGCATATCTTAAAGACAGGGGAAATCAGGGCGATTTTAGAATAACAGAACAGGATTCTTTAATGTATGCAACTGCCGAGAAAGTATATATGGCAGATGACTGTGCAAAAGCCGAAGGATTATTTGCTGATTATATTACAAAATTTGGAGATAACGGAATTTTCTCGGTTAATGTATTCTATTATAAGGCAGAATGTCTTAACAAATCATCAAATATTGATGGTGCTGCAGAAAATTACAAAAAAGTATTAAGCAGACCAAACAGTGTATTTACAGAACCTGCATTGGCAAAGGTTTCTAAGTACGAGTTTAATAAAGCTAATTATCGCGATGCTCTAAGTTATTACCTAACATTAGAAAGTTCTGCTGCATACCAGACAAATATTACAGCTTCTAAAATTGGTAAAATGCGTTGTTATTTTCTACTTGCCGATTTAGATAATGCAAAAAAATCTGCTATTCAAGTTCTGGCAATGGAAAAATTACCAGATGAAATTGTTCGAGAAGCTCACTACACTGTAGGAAAATGCGAATATGCAATAAACAATTACGAAGCAGCACTTGAAGAATTTACATTAATATCCAAAAGTTGTAAAAGTGCAATTGAGGCAGAAGCAAAATATCTTACAGCCGAGATTTACTTAAAACAAAATCAGAATGATTTGGCCGAAAACGAAGTCTTTGATTTTGTTAAGAAAAATACTCCTCAACAAAAGTGGCTTGCAAAATCCTTCCTTCTTCTTGCTGATATTTACCTTGCTAAAAAAGATAATTTTCAGGCAAAAGCTACTTTGCAAAGTGTAATTGACAATTACACAGTAAAAGATGACGGTATGGTTGATGATGCAAAATCAAAACTCGACCAGATAAAAATTTCTGAGGAACAGGAACTTTTAAAGAAACAGTTAGAACAGGCTCCTGCACCTGAAAATATTGAGATTAACATAAATGAAGAAACAAAAACAAATTAA
- a CDS encoding TonB-dependent receptor, which yields MRKILVITISFICTLLIFNKVAVSQIKPDNNVNIIKPYDPTVGDAYKINLLPEINDTSGVKNNFSYKVYPKQLPVDFQVIPINPAKMVGEPISKLYSTYLKAGYGNYNTLLGEAGVNMLRSKNYAGGIYVKHLSSITKLKLANDFKSPASYSDNKVTLFGKKFFENSTLSGDASYSRNALHYYGYDTAYSDTVIEKKQIFQHYNTITGNAGLISNYTDSQHLNYDANIKYEYFEDNYKSYQNRFNVRTDLSSYYKTELIGGTIDLSWINKNSAIDTFNNALVQLNPWVNFTGDKWRIKCGLLMNVDAYTDSAFYHFYPTVMLQYNVIENFLIPFIGFDGGITQNHFSKMALENPYTRPGLQMQNTNNKINLNAGFRGNFSKKISFLIKGTYGTYDNMYFFVNDTLGIGNYFDVVYDEVQLLHFNGEISYKNAEKLNVFLRGNYYKYTLKNLDKPWHKPEWDVTLAARYNLRNKIVVSLDLFCLGDRYAPNFRTPESPYKLKSTIDANIGIEYRYSKVLSAFLNLNNITASKKYYWNFYPTQGFNLLGGLTYSF from the coding sequence ATGAGAAAAATTTTGGTTATTACAATATCTTTTATTTGCACATTACTTATTTTTAATAAAGTAGCTGTATCGCAAATAAAACCGGACAATAATGTAAACATTATTAAACCATATGATCCTACAGTAGGTGACGCATATAAAATAAATTTATTGCCCGAAATTAACGACACATCAGGAGTAAAAAATAACTTCTCATACAAAGTATACCCAAAACAACTCCCTGTTGATTTTCAGGTAATACCCATAAATCCTGCTAAAATGGTTGGTGAGCCAATTTCAAAATTATATTCAACATATTTAAAAGCCGGATACGGTAACTATAACACTCTACTGGGAGAAGCCGGAGTTAATATGCTAAGATCAAAAAATTATGCAGGAGGTATTTATGTAAAACATTTATCCTCTATTACTAAACTAAAACTAGCTAACGATTTTAAATCACCTGCATCATACAGTGATAACAAAGTAACTCTTTTTGGTAAAAAGTTTTTCGAAAACTCGACACTTTCAGGTGATGCTTCATATTCACGAAATGCTCTTCATTATTATGGCTATGACACTGCATACAGCGATACTGTAATTGAAAAGAAACAGATTTTTCAACATTATAACACAATAACAGGAAATGCAGGACTTATATCGAACTATACAGATTCACAGCATTTAAATTACGATGCAAACATTAAATACGAATATTTTGAAGATAATTATAAAAGTTATCAAAACAGATTTAATGTAAGAACTGATTTAAGTAGTTATTATAAAACTGAACTAATCGGTGGTACAATTGATTTATCATGGATAAATAAAAATTCTGCTATTGATACATTTAATAATGCATTGGTTCAGCTTAACCCATGGGTAAATTTTACTGGTGATAAATGGAGAATCAAATGTGGCTTATTAATGAATGTTGATGCTTATACTGACTCTGCATTTTATCATTTTTATCCTACTGTAATGCTACAGTATAATGTTATAGAAAATTTCTTAATTCCTTTTATAGGATTTGACGGAGGAATTACTCAAAATCATTTTTCTAAAATGGCATTGGAAAATCCTTATACAAGACCAGGATTACAAATGCAGAATACTAATAATAAAATTAACCTTAACGCAGGTTTCAGAGGTAATTTTAGCAAAAAAATATCTTTCCTTATTAAAGGTACCTATGGAACATATGATAACATGTATTTCTTTGTTAACGATACTTTAGGAATAGGAAATTACTTTGATGTAGTTTATGATGAAGTTCAGCTTTTACATTTTAACGGAGAAATTTCTTATAAAAATGCCGAGAAATTAAATGTCTTCTTAAGAGGAAATTATTATAAATATACACTTAAAAATCTTGACAAGCCATGGCATAAACCTGAGTGGGACGTTACTTTAGCTGCCAGATATAATTTGCGTAATAAAATTGTTGTATCACTGGATTTATTCTGCTTGGGCGACAGATATGCCCCAAATTTCAGAACACCCGAATCTCCTTACAAACTAAAAAGTACAATTGATGCCAATATTGGAATAGAATATCGTTATTCAAAAGTTTTATCTGCATTTTTAAATCTTAACAATATTACTGCTTCTAAAAAATATTATTGGAATTTTTATCCTACACAAGGATTTAATCTGCTTGGCGGATTAACTTATTCATTCTAA
- a CDS encoding GNAT family N-acetyltransferase, giving the protein METITVKKNEFTITTDNLKLDLLLIHEFLANESYWSKNIPLETFKTAFDNSLNFGLLYRDQQIGYARIISDFSTIAYLGDVFVIDKYRGKGLSKWLLEVIMSHPNLQRLRRWILLTGDAHELYKKYGWKTIDNPEKWMELHNQNVYKCN; this is encoded by the coding sequence ATGGAAACTATCACAGTAAAGAAAAATGAATTTACAATTACTACTGACAATTTAAAACTTGACTTATTATTAATTCACGAATTTTTAGCAAATGAATCGTACTGGAGCAAAAACATTCCACTTGAAACATTTAAAACTGCATTTGATAATTCGTTAAATTTCGGGTTGTTATATAGAGATCAGCAAATTGGATATGCAAGAATAATTTCAGATTTTTCAACAATTGCTTATTTAGGTGATGTGTTTGTAATAGACAAATATCGTGGAAAAGGGCTCTCGAAATGGCTGTTGGAAGTAATAATGTCTCATCCAAATCTTCAGAGGTTAAGACGATGGATATTACTAACCGGTGATGCTCATGAATTATATAAAAAATATGGATGGAAAACAATTGATAATCCGGAAAAATGGATGGAATTACATAACCAGAATGTGTATAAATGTAATTAA
- a CDS encoding ATP-binding cassette domain-containing protein — MEENYTVQIENANIYQQEEKVLTDVNLKIKKGEFVYVIGRVGSGKSSLIKTMYGDIILTEGEGTVCNFNLKKLKKSDIPLLRRKLGVVFQDFQLLTDRTVYENLKFVLKATGWKKEDIDKRISEVLENVGLLDKIKRMPHELSGGEQQRVVIARALLNHPELILADEPTGHLDPETSEGILNLLTDISKTGCAILMATHNYTVLKKFPNRTLKCEGGVLTDLSETVSVIDFDSLKED, encoded by the coding sequence ATGGAAGAAAATTATACAGTACAAATAGAAAATGCAAATATCTATCAGCAGGAAGAAAAAGTTTTAACCGATGTTAATCTTAAAATAAAAAAGGGCGAGTTTGTTTATGTTATTGGTCGTGTAGGTAGTGGTAAATCCAGTCTTATAAAAACCATGTATGGTGATATAATATTAACAGAAGGTGAAGGAACAGTTTGTAATTTCAATTTAAAGAAATTAAAGAAAAGCGACATTCCATTACTTCGCAGAAAACTTGGCGTAGTATTCCAGGATTTTCAATTACTTACTGATAGAACTGTTTATGAAAATTTAAAATTTGTTTTAAAAGCAACAGGTTGGAAAAAAGAAGATATTGATAAACGAATTTCAGAAGTTCTTGAAAATGTTGGCTTACTTGATAAAATAAAAAGAATGCCTCACGAGTTGTCGGGTGGGGAGCAGCAACGAGTTGTTATTGCACGTGCTTTATTAAACCATCCTGAACTAATTCTTGCTGATGAACCAACCGGTCATTTGGATCCCGAAACTTCTGAAGGAATTTTAAATTTGTTAACAGATATAAGCAAAACAGGCTGTGCCATTCTAATGGCAACTCATAATTACACGGTGTTAAAAAAATTCCCTAACAGAACTCTCAAGTGTGAAGGCGGGGTGTTGACAGATTTAAGCGAAACTGTCTCCGTTATTGATTTTGATTCGTTGAAAGAGGATTAA
- the gyrB gene encoding DNA topoisomerase (ATP-hydrolyzing) subunit B, with protein MEDLTNDLEKNNDYSADSIQVLEGLEAVRKRPAMYIGDIGIRGLHHLVYEVVDNSIDEALAGHCKNIDVFINADGTITVTDDGRGIPVDFHEKEQKSALEVVLTVLHAGGKFNHDSYKVSGGLHGVGVSCVNALSSYLKAEVSRNGKMYEMEFSIGKATSDLKIIGDSDKTGTTITFKPDASIFTTVEYNFETLASRLRELAFLNKGIKLNITDLRELDENGNPLKNEFLSTEGLKEFVRFLDANRETLIDNVIYLETEKNSIPVELAMQYNASFNENVHSYVNNINTHEGGTHLAGFRRGLTRTLKAYAEKSGMLSKLKFDISGDDFREGLTAVISVKVQEPQFEGQTKTKLGNTDVMGAVDQAVSELLSFYLEENPKDAKEIVNKVILAATARHAARKARELVQRKGALTGGGLPGKLADCSERDPEICELYLVEGDSAGGTAKQGRDRKFQAILPLRGKILNVEKAMPHRIFESEEIKNMFTALGVHIGTEEDSKALNLTKLRYHKIIIMTDADVDGSHISTLIMTFYFRYMKELIERGFLFIATPPLYLIKRGKEERYCWTEEERIAIVAELGKGKESAVHIQRYKGLGEMNAEQLWDTTMNPEFRTLRQVTIDSAAEADRIFSMLMGDDVPLRRDFIERHAKYAKIDA; from the coding sequence ATGGAAGATTTGACAAACGATTTAGAAAAGAATAATGATTATTCGGCGGATAGCATTCAGGTGCTAGAAGGATTAGAAGCAGTACGTAAACGTCCGGCAATGTACATTGGTGATATCGGAATCAGAGGATTACACCATTTAGTTTATGAAGTAGTAGATAACTCTATAGATGAGGCACTTGCTGGTCACTGTAAAAACATTGATGTATTCATTAATGCAGATGGTACAATAACTGTTACTGATGATGGTCGTGGTATTCCTGTTGATTTTCACGAAAAAGAGCAGAAATCGGCTCTTGAAGTTGTACTAACTGTATTACATGCCGGTGGAAAATTTAACCATGATTCATATAAAGTATCAGGTGGATTACACGGAGTAGGTGTTAGTTGTGTTAATGCACTGTCGAGTTATTTAAAAGCTGAAGTTAGTCGCAATGGAAAAATGTACGAAATGGAATTTTCAATTGGAAAAGCTACTTCAGATTTAAAAATTATTGGTGATAGCGACAAAACCGGAACTACCATTACTTTTAAACCGGATGCATCAATATTTACAACAGTTGAATATAATTTTGAAACATTAGCTTCACGTCTACGCGAACTTGCTTTCCTTAATAAAGGAATAAAACTTAATATTACAGATTTACGCGAATTAGACGAAAACGGAAATCCATTAAAAAATGAATTTTTAAGTACAGAGGGACTAAAAGAATTTGTTCGTTTCTTAGATGCTAACCGCGAAACCTTAATTGATAACGTAATATATCTTGAAACTGAAAAGAACTCTATTCCAGTTGAATTAGCTATGCAATACAATGCTTCTTTTAACGAGAATGTTCACAGTTATGTAAATAATATCAATACGCACGAAGGTGGTACTCACCTTGCAGGTTTCAGACGTGGCTTAACCCGTACACTTAAAGCATATGCCGAAAAAAGCGGAATGCTTTCAAAATTGAAATTTGATATTAGTGGTGATGATTTCCGTGAAGGATTGACAGCTGTTATTTCTGTAAAAGTTCAGGAACCACAATTTGAAGGTCAGACAAAAACCAAACTTGGGAATACTGATGTAATGGGAGCTGTTGATCAGGCTGTTAGCGAACTACTTTCCTTTTACCTCGAAGAAAATCCAAAGGATGCAAAAGAAATAGTAAACAAAGTTATTTTAGCTGCAACTGCACGTCACGCTGCCCGCAAAGCACGTGAATTAGTTCAACGCAAAGGCGCATTAACAGGCGGCGGATTACCTGGTAAACTAGCAGATTGCTCAGAACGTGACCCGGAAATTTGCGAACTTTATTTAGTTGAGGGTGATTCTGCAGGTGGTACAGCAAAACAAGGTCGCGACAGAAAATTTCAGGCAATCCTCCCACTGCGTGGAAAAATTCTGAATGTAGAAAAAGCTATGCCTCATAGAATTTTCGAAAGCGAAGAAATAAAAAATATGTTTACTGCCCTTGGCGTTCACATCGGAACTGAAGAAGACAGCAAAGCATTAAATTTAACAAAGCTCAGATATCATAAAATTATAATAATGACCGATGCTGACGTTGATGGTAGTCACATCTCAACTCTTATCATGACATTCTATTTCAGATACATGAAAGAGTTAATTGAACGCGGCTTTTTATTTATTGCTACTCCTCCACTCTATTTAATAAAAAGAGGAAAAGAAGAAAGATATTGCTGGACCGAAGAGGAGCGTATTGCAATTGTTGCTGAATTAGGAAAAGGAAAAGAATCTGCTGTTCACATTCAACGCTATAAAGGTTTGGGAGAAATGAACGCAGAGCAATTATGGGATACTACCATGAATCCTGAGTTCAGAACACTTCGTCAGGTAACAATCGACAGCGCAGCAGAAGCTGACAGAATTTTCTCAATGCTTATGGGTGATGATGTTCCACTAAGACGCGATTTTATTGAGAGACATGCAAAGTATGCTAAGATTGATGCATAG